Proteins from a genomic interval of Rhizobium etli CFN 42:
- a CDS encoding PAS domain-containing sensor histidine kinase: MSEVKNSLPGQADDGPRAGRRPLSAGRDYKSATAHEAAKQEHGSLARFLKTCVAGTALAALARPVLAQGEQQAAAAHLFTSSQVVGVSVVIGVISAALLSTLWLVRQRGNLENESREIRSALSDAQQRISQYQALIADKNRRIVIWDGNARPELLGQLPPETGAPQDGEFLAFGLWLKSHSASELEKAIDRLRDGAQSFDMVVETIRDEILEAQGRVSGGRAFVRFVALNNLRAELAELRIERDRLMTSISAFQTMLDAIDMPAWQRDPVGRLTWVNQAYGDAVEARSPQQAINEGREMLTTVARERIRAVTTPESPFHDTISTVVRGNRTFFDVVDVKVPGGSAGIAIDVSDIEAVRAELERTLKSHAETLDHLATPVAIFDGERRLQFYNHAFVALWELDIAFLESRPDNSELLERLRAAKKLPDQLNWKSWKEAALSVYRALDTQSDLWHLPNGQTLRVFATAHPQGGATWVFENLTEQVDLETRYNTLVKVQGETIDHLSEGVAVFGPDGRIRLSNPAFRALWGITETEAKPGTHIRALGEACAPSYDRPDGWKTFAELITSFDDERRSSQGTLELFSGLVLDYAVIPLPNAQTMLTFVNMTDSVRAERALTEKNEALRKADELKNDFVQHVSYELRSPLTNIIGFTDLLRTQGVGPLNERQAEYIDHISTSSSVLLTLVNDILDLATVDAGIMRLNYAEIDLNDLLDDVSMQIADRLHESGVALEITAPAYLGSIIADPQRLKQILLKLLANAANFSPEGASISLECHREGTDFVFSVRDRGPGISPDMIATVFDRFATGAKSGKRGGAGLGLSIVDSFVSLHHGDVTIDSEPGKGTTVVCRIPSVNIPHSAAAE, translated from the coding sequence ATGTCGGAAGTGAAAAACAGCCTGCCCGGTCAGGCGGATGACGGCCCTCGCGCCGGTCGCCGCCCGCTCTCGGCAGGCCGAGACTATAAATCTGCAACGGCACACGAGGCCGCAAAGCAAGAGCATGGATCATTGGCGCGCTTCCTGAAAACGTGCGTGGCCGGCACGGCGCTTGCCGCCCTGGCGCGGCCGGTTCTGGCGCAAGGCGAGCAGCAGGCGGCTGCGGCTCACCTCTTCACCTCCTCGCAGGTCGTCGGCGTCTCCGTCGTCATCGGCGTCATATCGGCGGCCCTGCTCTCGACGCTGTGGCTGGTGCGCCAGCGCGGAAATCTCGAAAATGAGAGCCGGGAAATCCGCTCGGCGCTCTCCGATGCCCAGCAGCGCATTTCGCAATATCAGGCGCTGATCGCCGACAAGAACCGGCGGATCGTCATCTGGGACGGGAATGCGCGCCCGGAACTGCTTGGCCAGCTCCCGCCCGAGACCGGCGCGCCGCAGGACGGCGAATTCCTGGCCTTCGGCCTCTGGCTGAAATCCCACTCCGCCTCGGAGCTGGAAAAGGCGATCGACCGCCTGCGCGACGGGGCGCAGAGCTTCGACATGGTGGTCGAGACCATCCGCGATGAAATCCTCGAGGCGCAGGGTCGGGTTTCCGGCGGACGCGCCTTTGTCCGCTTCGTGGCGCTCAACAATCTGCGCGCCGAGCTTGCCGAACTCAGGATCGAGCGCGACCGGCTGATGACCTCGATCTCGGCCTTCCAGACCATGCTCGACGCGATCGACATGCCGGCCTGGCAGCGCGACCCGGTGGGCCGCCTCACCTGGGTCAACCAGGCTTATGGCGACGCAGTCGAGGCACGCTCGCCGCAGCAGGCGATCAACGAAGGCCGCGAGATGCTGACGACCGTGGCGCGCGAACGAATCCGTGCGGTGACGACGCCGGAATCGCCTTTCCATGACACGATCTCGACCGTCGTGCGCGGCAACAGGACATTCTTCGACGTCGTTGACGTCAAGGTCCCTGGCGGCTCGGCCGGTATCGCGATCGATGTATCGGACATAGAGGCGGTGCGCGCCGAGCTGGAACGGACGCTGAAGAGCCATGCCGAAACTCTCGACCATCTCGCCACACCCGTCGCCATCTTCGACGGTGAGCGCCGGCTGCAATTCTACAACCATGCCTTCGTGGCACTCTGGGAACTCGATATCGCCTTCCTCGAAAGCCGGCCTGATAATAGCGAGCTGCTCGAGCGCCTGCGCGCGGCCAAGAAGCTGCCGGACCAGCTCAACTGGAAAAGCTGGAAGGAAGCGGCGCTTTCCGTCTATCGCGCGCTCGACACGCAATCGGATCTCTGGCACCTGCCCAACGGCCAGACGCTGCGTGTCTTTGCCACCGCCCACCCGCAGGGCGGCGCCACCTGGGTATTCGAAAATCTGACCGAGCAGGTCGATCTGGAAACGCGCTACAACACGCTGGTCAAGGTGCAGGGCGAAACAATCGATCATCTTTCCGAAGGTGTGGCGGTGTTCGGACCCGATGGACGCATCCGCCTGTCGAATCCGGCCTTCCGGGCGCTCTGGGGCATTACCGAAACCGAAGCCAAGCCTGGCACCCATATCCGCGCGTTGGGCGAGGCCTGCGCGCCGTCCTATGACCGGCCGGACGGATGGAAGACCTTCGCGGAACTGATCACCAGCTTCGATGACGAACGCCGCTCGAGCCAGGGAACGCTGGAACTCTTCTCCGGCCTCGTGCTCGATTACGCCGTCATCCCGCTGCCGAACGCGCAGACCATGCTGACCTTCGTCAACATGACGGACAGCGTGCGGGCCGAGCGGGCATTGACCGAGAAGAACGAGGCGTTGCGTAAAGCCGACGAGTTGAAAAACGACTTCGTTCAGCATGTTTCCTATGAACTTCGCTCACCGCTGACCAATATCATCGGCTTTACCGATCTGCTGCGTACGCAGGGGGTTGGGCCGCTGAATGAACGGCAGGCCGAATATATCGACCACATTTCCACATCGTCCTCGGTTCTGCTGACGCTCGTCAACGATATTCTCGACCTTGCGACGGTCGATGCCGGCATCATGCGGCTCAACTATGCCGAGATTGATCTCAACGACCTGCTCGACGACGTCTCGATGCAGATCGCCGATCGGCTGCACGAAAGCGGCGTTGCCCTCGAAATCACCGCCCCCGCCTATCTCGGCTCGATCATCGCCGATCCGCAGCGGCTGAAGCAGATCCTGCTGAAGCTTCTTGCCAATGCAGCGAATTTCTCGCCGGAGGGCGCCTCGATCTCGCTGGAATGCCATCGCGAAGGCACGGATTTCGTGTTCTCCGTTCGTGATCGCGGTCCCGGCATTTCGCCCGACATGATCGCGACCGTCTTCGACCGGTTCGCGACGGGGGCTAAAAGCGGCAAACGCGGCGGCGCCGGCCTCGGACTCTCGATCGTCGACAGCTTCGTCAGTCTGCATCATGGCGACGTGACGATCGACAGCGAGCCGGGCAAGGGCACGACGGTCGTCTGCCGTATCCCCTCGGTCAACATCCCGCATTCCGCCGCCGCCGAATGA